Within Halanaerobiales bacterium, the genomic segment CAAAAAACATATGAGTCTGTTTAACAAGTTGGCCTCCTAACATATCATCTCTTTCTAATACTATTACTTTTGCTCCTCCTTCAGCTGCAGTAATAGCTGCTGAAAGCCCTGCCGGTCCACCTCCAACCACTAATACATCAGTATTTATCATTATAAATCACCATGACCTTTCTGCTCTTTAACAACCATTCCCTCTTCTACTTTTGTTATACAAGTTTTTACATTAGGAACTCCATCTACCTCCATCAAACATGATGAACAATTACCTATAGCACAAAAAAGTCCTCTTGCTCTACTTAGTTTAGCACTTTTTTTCAATTTTTTTATTCCGGCAGCATGAAGAGCAGCTGCAATAGTTTCTCCCTCATAAGCTTTTATTTCTCTGCCATTATATTTAAATGTAACTTCTTTTCCCCTTTTGAAATCTAAAATGGGGTGATTTTTAATACGTTCCATCAAACTCCTCCTTTTGGCTATATTTTATATGATATTTTGATTTTACTTTTGAAAATAAAATTTTTATTTTTTTGTTATTTATTTTAAAGGATATATACCCGGAATTAACCGGATATATATCCAGATTAATTCAATTTCTATTCATTTTTAAGTGGTTTTAATGCAGTTTCAAATTCTTTTACCACCTGTTTAGTAGGATCTTTACCAGCTGCACTAACAAAGTAAATAGCTAAAACAGAAAGTGCAAAGGCAGGAATTATTTCATATAATCCTGTACCAGCTAAAACTCCTACATTCTTCCAGATAAGAACTGTAGCTCCACCGGTAACTATCCCGGCTAAAGCTCCATTTTTAGTAGTCTGTTTCCAGAAGAGTGAGAATATAATTGCCGGACCAAAGGAAGCTCCAAGACCAGCCCAGGCATAAGAAACTATGTTTAAAACACTACCTCCAGAGAGAGCAAAAATTAAGCCAATGAGGATAATAACTATAACTGCTCCTCTACTTACCCACATTAGTTCTTTCTGACCAGCATCTCTACGGAAGACAGTATATAAATCTTCAGCTAATGCACTTGAGGATACCAGAAGCTGAGAATCAATAGTACTCATGATAGCAGCAAGTACTGCAGCTAAAAATACAC encodes:
- a CDS encoding (2Fe-2S)-binding protein; this translates as MERIKNHPILDFKRGKEVTFKYNGREIKAYEGETIAAALHAAGIKKLKKSAKLSRARGLFCAIGNCSSCLMEVDGVPNVKTCITKVEEGMVVKEQKGHGDL